In Streptomyces sp. NBC_01723, the DNA window TACCGCAAGGGCCAGGCCCGCACCTGCACCCGCTACTCCCGTGCCGAAGTGGCCGCAATCGCGGCGATCTACCGACCGCGCCGAGCCGAGTACAAGATCTGCGCCGCACGTCTCGCACTGGCCGCGTGACACGGCCGGAGGCAACGACCCTCGCCGGACGGGTCATCGTGGTCCGTAGCGCCGCACAGCTCATCGCCCGCGAACTCGGCCGCGACTACCTCCCCAATCGCCGCCTCGCCCGCACCGACCTCGCCCCCGCTGCCTGACCAGGAGACCAGCACATGCCGACCAATATCATCGCCAAGCAGCAGACCACCCGAGTCATTGAGCTGGCCGTCACCGATGCGCCCGCCCTCAAAGTCGAGTACGTCTACTACAACGTCACTGGCCTGCGCCTCACCTTCGAAGACTGCCGCCTCACGGAACTCACCGTCCTCGGCGTCGCAGAGGACACCGGGCAGCAGGAAGAAGTCGCAACGCGCCTGGAACGCTACAAGTGGGTTCAGCAGTGGATCCGGGACCTCGTGGACGAGTACCGGCCGGCGGGACACTGACCCCAGGAACGAGGAAGGCCACCGCCCCGAACCCGGGGTTGGTGGCCTAGTCACACGGACTGCGTGACGGCAGTCTACTTTCGGATCTCTTCACACCACAACCCAACGCAGGGAACACACTGGAGTCATGGCCGACAGACGGCAGGAGACGCTGCTCATCGACCCCGGCGGCCGCGCCCGCATCTGGTGCCGCGATTGCGGCCGGGAGTTGACGGACCCCATCAGCCGGCAGCGCCGACTCGGCGCGGAATGCGATCCCGAACCGCGGACCGGCTACGACCGGCACGACGTCGACCAGGACCCGATACCCGGCCTGTAACGAGGTGACGCCATGTCCTGCTCTCCTACTCCTGCCCAGCGTGTCCTGCTGGGCCACATTGCTCGCGGAGAGGTTGCCCGGGTCTACCACGCCCGCGGAGGTTGGGCGATCCGCCTCACCGCAGTCCGCAGCCGTGGTGCCGCTGGCGGGCTCGGACGCAAGGTGGATGCCGCTGTGCGCAGCCTCGCTGATGCCGGCTGGGCCTATGAAGGCGCCCACGACCACCGCATCGGCTATGTCTGGCACCTCACCAAGGATGGCCGGGCCCACGTGGACGACGCGTCGTAGCGCCAGGGGAATGCCGGCCGCGTTCGGCCGTAGCGTGATCCGTACGACCGGGCCCCGCCCCCGGTATCACCCCTCCACCCGCCAACCTGATCTTTCAGTAAAACCTCGGGACAACCCCACCCAGGTGCCCCGTCGTGGTACAGGGCCGCGGAACCAGCCCCGCCCCTCGCCCACGCGGCATCCCCTAGTGGGTGGGGCTCCGAGGTTTTACCAAGGATCTTGATCTGGTGTGGGGGGCGGGCACAATAGGGCCCATGGAACCCCGCGTACTCCTCGACACCTGGCTGGACACCGCCCCCCTGCGGCCCTCCACCCGCATCGAGTACCAGCGCGAGGTCACCCGCTGGCTCACCTGGTGCGAAATCCAGCACCCCCCGATCAACCCCTACGCCTGCGGCATCGAAGACATCGCCGCCTGGGCCGGCACCCTCCTCACTGACCAGCTGGACGGCCGGCCCTTCGACGGCCCCGACGCCCTCGCCCACGTCGCCGAACACCACCGCGCCGCCGCGCTCACCCACGACCGGCGGATCACCGCCATCACCCAGTACTACGAAGCCTGCAAAGACCGCGGCACCATCCGCCTCGCCCCCGACCTCACCATGCTCCGCAGTGGTGTCGACCGGGACGCGGGCACCCCGCGCCGGCTCACCCCCATGGAACGCACCGTCTTCCTCATCTGCATCGGCATGTGGGGACCCGACCGCGCCCGCCACTACCGCCGCGACCGGCTCATCGCTTACCTGCTGCTGGAAGGTCTACGGCCCGCCGAAGTCTCACGCGTCGACATGCGCCACCTCTACGACCTCGGAACCGGCACGTGGGAAGTCCGCGCCCCCGACTACGAATACGAAGCCGTCGGCAAGAAACACGTCCTCGAGCCGGTCACCGTCGCCGCGCTCATCGAATACCTGCCGTACCGGATCAAACCCGCCGACGGCGTCCACACCCTCATCACCGTCCAAGGCGGCGGCCCCCTCGACTCCGGCTACCCCAACCTGATCGTCCGACAGATCGCCGCCCTCCACCCCCTCCTCGCACAGCGCACCCCGCCCGTCACCGCCGACACCATCGCCCACACCGGGTACTGGGAGACGCCGTCGGCTGGCTAGACGAACTTGTCGATCAGGTGGTCGTAGACCTTCACCGCGGCCGCCGCGTGCTTCGCCTTCAGGGCCTCCCCGCCGCGCCGGCGGATGTACCGCAGGGTCGTCTCGATGTGGGCGTGATCGGCGTACTCCTGGATCTCCTCGAGGAGTACGCCCTCGTCGTGCATGTGGGTGAGCTTGGAGGCGCGGAGGACGTGCGGAGTCACGTCGCGGCCAGGGAGAACGCCTGCCTGGCGGCCGAGCCGGTTGAGGAGCCGGTCGACACCGTGCCGGTCAAGGGGTAGGTCGTTGTCGTCCAGGAGCAGCGCACCGCTAGCTCGATCGCCGACGGCCAGGTCCATGAGGTCGCACAGCTTGGACGGCAGCACGAACACGCGGCCCTTACCGCCCTTGCGGCGCAGGTCGAGCTTTCGCTGGTCCCCTTCGTGCTTGATGTTGTGCAGGCCTGCGGTGCAGCACTCGGAGACGCGGCCGGCGAGGGTGTAGATGAGAGCGGGCACCCACATCTGCCGGGGCGTGGTCGCTTGGTCCAAGAGCGCCTGGAACTCTTCGACTTCGAGGATGGGCGTGGCGGTGGTGTCGTCCCGGGGATCGACGCGGGGCTTGTCGAACTTCGTGACCGGGTTCATCAGCCCAAGGTGCGGGTTGGCCCACATCGTGTAGTGGAAGAGAGACGACAGGACGTCCATGCGGCGGCGGATGGTCCGCGGGCTGCTCTGTCGGGCTTCCTCGTGCTGACGGTAGCCGCGGACGACGAACGGGCCGACGTCCTCGAGGGTGAAGTTGGCGTGGCCTTCTTCGACGATGAGATACCGGGCCCAGTGGCGGATGTCGTCGGCGTAGGCCTGCTTGGAGCCGACGCTGGTGACGAGGGTGGAGGACAGCCAGCTGACGACGTGCCGAAACGTTTCGGGGGCGCAGACCTCTGCGAGGAGTTCGAGGCGCCAGCGGCGAGGGCCGAGACGTCGGGTGCGGGGATCGCGGGGGGCGACCTGGCCGAGGATGTCGCGGAGGTGGAGGAGCTGTTGTTCGACGGCCCGGTTGACGGTGTTGCCGGATCTGTGGTCGATCTCGGTGCTCATGACCTGATTCTAGATCGAACTCTTAAGGCTTAGTTATGCGCTTGTGTGTAAGCCGATCCTGGCGCCGACCTACAGGGTCCCCTCGGGCCGTTCACGCCAAGCCTCTTGGAAGCCGGGCATCCATGACATCTGGCGGGCCGTCCTCGTCAGGTCCCCCCACGCCACCGCCATGCCGACGACGTCCACGCGCTCCCGGCAATCCCACAGTTGCCCTTCCAGGATGGCCACAGCCGTGTCCAAAGCCTGGATGCCGAAGTAGGCCGGCAGTCCGTCGGTCGCCTCCTTGAGGGCGTCGATGTTCTGCTGGAAGAACTTGATGATCTGCTGGATCTCGTCCTCGGCCGGGACGTGCCCGGTTGTCGGGACGCGTCCTGCGGTCTTCGCTTCTTCGCTCGGCATGCACCGACGGTACCCGGCCCGTAGCCCTGTCGCGCGGACACTGGGAGGTAGGAACATTAAAACGAGCTAGAAGGTTCGTTGCCCGCACTCATCCGTCGTGGGGGTCGTCGGGCAGGCCGAGCACCGTCGCGAAGTAGTGGGCCTTCAGGTGCCGGTCTTCGCGGCCGTCGACCATGAACAGCTTGCCTGCGGACTCGATGACGAGTTGCTCGTCGCCGATCAGCTTGATGTCTCCGCTGTAGAGGCGGGGGCGGCCGCCGCGGTCGGGGTCGGACTCGATGAAGGTGACGGGCTGTCCGACGATCAGCGTGGCGCCGGTGTAGTCGACGGGTTCGAGGGAGGGCGTCTGAGGGCTCATGCCCCTACCGTCCCACGACTTGGTCGCCGTCACGCCCACGTTCCTGAACGGGCCTATGTGAGCTTATCGCTTCTCACGGGCCGTCAGATTCTTCGTCAGGAGCGATTCTCCTGTGAGCCGTCCTGGTCCGCCACGGCGCGCTTCCCCGTCGTCCGCCCTTCGGCGATCTGCTGAGCCCGGGCGCGGCTGACACCGATCGCCTTGCCGACGTCGGCGTGACTTGCCCCCTCGGCACGCATCTCCTGCACGGCGCCCTGCCGGATCTCGCGTAGCCAGTGCTGTAGCTCGGGGATGGCCTGGAGGGCGGTGCTGACGTCCTTGGCGCGCTGAACGGGGTCGCCTTGCTCGGCAAGGTGCTTCAGGTTCTCGAATGGGCCCGGCGGTGTGGTCATGGATTCAGTGTAGGGGGAGGGTTGACAAATGCAAGGGGTCCCCTTACGTTTGAGTCATCGCCAAGGACGCCACACCAAGGGAGACGAAAATGGACGCGAGCCAGATCGAGAAGGCAGTCACCACCCGGGCCCGCGTCCAGATCAGCAAGAACAACGGATGGGCCGCCGGCGTCGAAGGCATCGCCATGGGCTACCGCACCACCTACGACAACATCAAGGTCGGCTTCCTGGACGCCGACGGGAACTACACCGGCGAGTACACGACGGTCCCGCGCACGATGGCCGAACTGGCCGAAGAAGTCACCGCCGAGGAAATCGGAATGAACGTCGAGTCCCGCGAACAGGCCGAGACCGCAGTGCGGGCGATGGCCGCCAACCTCACCGACGAGGCTCTGCGCTTCGCTTGGATGGGCACCGAGGGCAAGCCCGTCACCCAGGAACTCGCCATCGTGCGCGGCTGGATCATGGACGAGCTCAACGCCCGCCTCGGCGATGACCTGTTCGACGAGTGGCTGGCCGGCGACGACAACGGCGACACCGTCAACCCGCTCGCCTTCTTCAACCGCGACCACGCCGCTTGACAGCAAGCGTCCCACTTGAACAACCCTGGAGAACCAACAATGCGGATCTGCCGTACCCACGACACCCTCGCCACGATCAACGAGTGCCCGCAGTGCCGTCGCGAGTTCCGCGACATCCTCGGCGCCAGCGACCTGGTGATCGTCCGGCCGCCCAACGCGGAAGACGAATACGACCTCCCCGGGTCGGAGAGGCCGAGGTGCCAGGCGATGACTGCCGACGCCGGCGAGGGATTCAGCGAGATCAACTGTGTGCGTCCGGAGGGTCACGAGGGCGACTGTGAGAGCCTCCAGGGCTCCCTGTGGGACCACGACCCCGAGGCCACCAGTTGTTGCGACGACTCCGTTGCTTGACCCCGCCATACGCTCAACCCAGCGCCATTCAAACGGCGGTGCCGTATCGAAGCAGGAGGCGACCATGACAACGCAGCCGTACCCCTCGGAGCTGGAGGCCGCGGCAACCTTCGCCCGCGAGTGCACCGACTGCCCGGCGGTCATCCGCTGGTGTGCCGACCGGGTGCGATGGGCCGACAGTAGCCAGGCGGTGCAGGACGCTGCCGACTACCTGCACGACCTCTCCACCACGGCGCAAGCCCGCGCGACGGCCCTCACGGACCGCCCCGCCGTCATCCGATGGTGCGCGCAGCAGATCCACTCCATGGGCGGCGACGGCGACGTGGAGCGGGCGGCCGAGTACCTGGACGACCTGGCGGTGGAAGCGCAGGAGGCGCGCGACGAGGAGCAGGCGCAGGACAACCTCGACGCGCTCGCCGACGAACTGGCCACCGAGAAGTGAGGAACACGGCCATGACCACGAGCTGGCCGGAGCGGGTGCGACTCCCGCGCGGCCGCCACACCCACGCCGTCGGCTACGCGGCAGGGCTCGCCGACCGCGTCACCGCCTGCGCCCGGAACGCCGAACCCGGGGACTTCCTCGACGACGACAGCCCTGTCACCTGCCCCGCCTGCCAACGCGCCACCGAGAAGTGAGGACGCCGAGCATGGCCGCCGCTGGTACCACCCTCTGGAACGTGCAGAAGTTCGACCAGACGATAGGCGTCTACACCAACCTCGAAGCCGCCAAAGCCCACGGCGAGCACATCATCCACGCCCACTACCAGGACGCCATGGACCACCGCCGGGTCCCCGAGTCCCACCGGGCCATCGACTGGCGCGTGTACTGCTGCGGCCACCTGTACGGGCCCGGCCAGTTCAACCACACCTCCTACCCCGACACGCACGCGGACGGATGCTGGCGGTCCGAGCCGCCGGTGCTTTGCCTGCGACCGTTCTGGGTGGTCAGTGGAAAGGCTGCTGGGACCGGGCACGTCAGCACCGACTGGGAGATCTGGCAGGGAACGGCGTTCGACCGGTTCGACCCCAGCAGGACCATGTAGCACTGTGAGAGACGAGACGGCACCCGGTCAGGATCAGTGACCGGGTGCCGTCGTCTTTGCACCCTATCCGGGCAGATCCGTGCGGTGGAAGTTCTGCCAGGACCGGGACGCGGTCGGCCCGCGTTGACCCTGATATCGGGAGCCGCGCACCTCGCTCCCGTACGGGTACTCCGCGGGGGACGACAGAGCGAACACGCAGATCTGCCCGATCTTCATGCCCGGCCACAGCTTGATCGGCAAGGTGGCGAGATTGCTGAGCTCCAGGGTTACGTGCCCCTCGAACCCCGGGTCGATGAACCCCGCCGTGGAGTGCGTGATCAGCCCCAACCTGCCGAGCGAGCTCTTCCCCTCCAGCCGGGCCGCGAGCGTGTCCGGCAACGACACCCGCTCCAACGTCGACCCCAACACGAACTCCCCCGGATGCAACACGAACGCCTCCCCCGCCGGAACCTCCACCAGCCGCGCCAGGTCGTCCTGCCGTCGGGCGGGATCGATGAAGGCGTGCCGGTGATTCTCGAAGACCCGGAACGAGGCGTCCAGGCGGACGTCGATACTGGCGGTCTGAAGCATCGCCTCGTCGAACGGGCTGATGCCCAGCTGGCCGTCGGCTATCGCCGTGTGGAGGTCTCTGTCGGAAAGGAGCACACGCCGAGGCTACGGCCGTCCCGCCGGCCCGTTCCCTGCGCTGGCCCGCCGTTCCTCCAGTGCCCGCGTACACAGGACGCACAGCGGGTTCCCGCCCAGCCCGTACCGGTGAGTGGGGTGCTGGCAGCCGCGGCACGGCCCCACCAGGGACGGCGCGCACTCGGGGGCCGGCGGGACGGGTCTGTCGGAGGGGTTGCTGCTCACGCCGTCATCGTACGACCAGGCCAGGGGAACACTGCGCTGGATCGGCGGGAGACTGGTCATACCGCCCCTACCGATCGGAGCCTTCCCGTGCCCGAGACCCTTGCGCCCGTGTTCCGCAGCGACGTCACCGTGCAGCTGGTCAAAGCGACAGCCTCCGACAACGACGTGCTGTCCGCCGCCCGCGTCTCCACCCTCGGAGAACGGTCCCTCGCCGAGCTGGACAAGGACCCGGCGAAGTCGAAGGGCCTGATCAACTACCTCATGCGGGACCGGCACGGCTCACCCTGGGAGCACACGTCGATGACGTTCCTGGTCAGTGCCCCGATCTTCGTGTTCCGCGAGTTCATGAGGCACCGCGCCGGCTGGAGCTACAACGAATCCTCCGGGCGTTACCGGGAGCTGGAGCCGGTGTTCTACATCCCCGGCCCGGAGCGGCGCCTGGTGCAGGAGGGCAAGCCCGGCCACTACCAGTTCGTCGCCGGGAGCGAGGAGCAGTACAAGCTGGTGGACTCCGTCATGGAGGAGTCGTACCGGCAGGCGTATGCCGCCTATCAGCGGATGCTCGCCGCGGGTGTCGCGCGGGAGGTGGCGCGGGCGGTGCTGCCCGTGGGTCTGTTCTCGTCGGCGTACGCGACGTGCAACGCGCGGTCGCTGATGCACTTCCTCGGGCTGCGCACCACCCACCCCGACGCCGCCACCCCGAGCTTCCCTCAGCGGGAGATCGAGATGGTCGCGGAGCAGATGGAGGCGGCGTGGGCGGAGCTGATGCCCCTCACCCACGCCGCGTTCAATGCCAACGGCCGCATCGCCCCCTGACCCCCGATCGCACACCAGTTCAGTCAGGTGCCGGCCCAGACCGGTCCTGCACCGCGTCGTGCAACGTCCCCCGGTGCTGAGCCCGGACCACCATGCTGATCCGCTGCATCACCAGACATGCGATGACCAGCAGAAGCAGCGTGCGGACCGTACGGAACACCATCGCCGGCGCCCCGTAATCCCACACCGTGATCGCGACCGTGTACGCCCCCAGGGCGCCGATCGCCAGCGTGAACGTCATGATGTGCCGGCCCACCGCCGTCGACCGCCACGGCGCGAACCGGTGGTAGACGATCCCGAATACAAGGCTGCACAGGGCGACCAGGCTCGAGGCTGCAAGGTTGGCGAGCTGCGCGCAGTCCATTAGCGGGGGCCTCCCTCGAAGGCGTTGCGGAAGAGTTCCGCGAAGTGGTTCTGTTCCCGCTCGCTGGCGAGGCGGGCGGCGACGCGGTCAACGAGCGGGCGGTGCGCTTCCACCGTCCGGCGGGCCTTCTGGGCGCGGGACAGGGCCTTCTCGGCTTCCCGCTGCCCGTGAGTTTTGGCGGCCTGGTCCGGGCGCTGCGGGGCGGGCTCAGGACGGCGGCGCAGCAACCGACTGATCCATCGCATCCCCGGGCACCTCCCCTCGTATGGCGCGCAGAACGTGGTTGGCGACCCGTGAGAGTTCGAGGAGTTCCCCGACCTGGTTCTGTGCTTCGATGCGTGCGGCTTCGCTCTCCCGGTGGGCTGCCCGCCACGCGTCTCGTTCCGACGCGATCTCGGCGACCCGTGCGTCCCGGTCCTTGCGCACGTCCTCGAGGACGGCGCGGGAGACCAGGTTGCCTCGGAGGATGAGCAGCACGATGAGGGTCACGATGGCCCCGGCCCCGCCCGGCAGAAGGACGTTGACGGCCGACAGGTCATTCACCTCTGCTGCTCCTTGTAGTTGGTGGGTGGAGTACGCGGGTGCCGCTGCCAGTCGACACCTGCGTACCGGTGGGTTCGGTCAGACCGATGTGGGGCCGGGCCGCTTGGCCAGCGGGCCGGACCGTTCGATGTTCAGGGCCGGGACGGGCGCGGTGACCTCCCGGCGGAGGAACAGGGCGACGGCGCCCTCCACCACCAGCATCCACAGGGCCTGCTGCTCTGCGCTCATGTCGAGGCCGAAGCCGAGGAACAGGGCCAGGACACCCTGGGCGAGGTTCACGATGGCTGCGGCGGCCGCACCGGTACGCAGGACGACCGCTTCGGCGAGGGCGACGACGCCGGACAGGACGGCCATGATGACGGCCTGCTGCTCAGCGGACACGTCCAGGCCGTACGCGGAGGACAGCTTGAGGGCGACAGCGACGAAGCCCAGCAGGAGAACGGGCTCACGCCCGAGGATCTTCACGGTCAGGACTCCTTCTTGAGGTTGGCGACGTCGGCGCGCAGGGCGGCGACGTCCTTACGGAGCGCGTCGAGTACCTTGGGCAGTCCGACGACGGAGTTGTAGATGGACCGCAAGTAGGACTGCGGCTGCCACGTCTTGTTCGTCTTGATGTCCGGCGCGTCCGCCGGAGCGGCCACGGCGTCGGTCTCCCAGACGGCGTTGTAGATGTCCTTCTTGCTGAAGCCGGCCATGGGGTCCTCCTCCTGCTGGGCGGGCGGCTTGGTGGTGTTCGAGGAGCCGGCACTCCATGAGGCGGGGTGCTTGAGGCGTTCGGCGACGTCGCGGCGGAAGGCGGTCATGTCGAAGCTGCCGCGGCCCTCGACCGGCCCATAGGGGTCGATCTTTCCGGGCTGCCATTCCTTGTGGCCGATGACGGATCCGGCGCCCCATCCGTGGGCGCGGCACAGGGCGGCCGCCCAGCGGACGGCGGCGTCGTACTGGACGGCCGGGTACTGGTCCTTGCCGTTGCCGAGGTTGACGATCTCCAGGCCGTAGAAGCGGGAGTTGCCGTCGGTGTTGGCCTCGTTGTCGGCGGGCAGGGCGGTCTCGTTGGTGACCGCGCGGAGGACGTCGTCGTCTCCGGATCCGGCGTGGTTGGCGCGGCCGGCGGAGACCATGTACAGCTTCCCGGACTTGCCGCCGACGGTGTGACAGAGCGGTCCGGGCAGGTTGGCGTGGCCGTTGTAGCAGAGGGCGACCGAGTTGTCCTCACCGGAGGACACCGTGTGGTGGATCATGACGCCGTTGACGGGCCCCCAGGAGCCCACGTGGTTGCGGTTGTGGCTGCGCCACGACCGGTATTCGACTGCCTTGCAGCCTTCGGCCTTCAGGGCTGCAAGGAACGCGGCCGCGGACAGGGGCGTGGCCATCAGGACTCCTTCGGGGGCGGGGTGACGCGCGGGACCTTCAGGCGGTCCCAGGCGGTTTCGTCGGGGATCCCGGACACGTCACCGGCACCCTTGGGGCGCAGCGACTTCTGGTAGGACGCCCAGGCGTCGCGGTGGGCGTTGGTCCAGTCCGGGCCGAGGCGCTTGCCGTGCGGGTTGTGGCCTTCGGCGGTCAGGCGGGCGCCGGCCGCAGCGTTGATGGGGCTGTAGCGGCCGCCGTGGAAGAACTCCGGGCCGGGGTAGGGCTCGTGCTGGTCGCCGCTGTCGACGGTCGTCGGGGGTTCGGCGACGGGTGCGGGTTCGGCGTCGGGGCGGGCCGGGCTGGTGTCGGGCTTGGTACGGGCAGCCGTCTGCTCGCCGTCGTGCTTGGGGTCGGGCATGGCCCGTACTCCTAGACTCCCCGCGCCCAGGTGAAATTGGTGTGGCGGGCCGCTGTGGTGCGGCCGTCCCTCGGTGGATGCTGCTGGGGGCGGAGGGTCGCCCTCTGTGATCAGGCTAGGGCCTGGGGGAAGGATCGTTCCCCCAGGCCCTGCTGTGCGCCTATTCCTCGATGGGCTGCGGGTCCAGCTTGCTGGCGGTCAGGATCCGGCAGTCCTTGCCGCAGCAGCCGTCCGACCCGCAGACGACCCGGATGTACTTCAGCTGCCCGTTGTTGGAGTAGAACATCGGAATGTGGACGATGACGTTCTCCTGCGGGCATCCAGGGGTGACGCAGGCGGAGGTGATCGAGTACCAGGTTTGCGGTTCCCAGTTGATGACGTCCGGGTCGGGTACCGGGTCCGGGGTGGGCGGCGGCTGGTCCGGGGGCGGCTCGGTCGGTGCCGGCGTCGGGGGCTCCACCGGGATCGGGTCCAGTTGGGTGGACTCGGTGGCCTCCGGGGCCTCGATGGGTCCGGTCTCTGCGGACTGCGTGGTCTCTTCGCTCACGATCCGATCACCATCCAGTTGACGCTGGTAGCGGTTGTGTTCTCGCGGTTGACCCAGACGAGCATGCTGCTCGACGTGACGGAGGAGACGCCGACGCCAGTGACGCCCTGCGCGCCTACGGGAGTACGGACGCCGGGCACGGTCGTGGCCGCGGTGGCGTAGCCGCGGAACGTGGTCCCCTTCAGCGCGGAGAACGACACGGACGCGCTGGTCGGGACGTGCGCCGCGGACGGGGTGATCGTGGTCGTACCGGTGATGATGTTCCCGGCGGTCATCATGCCCGCGATGACCGTGTTGCCGTCCTTGTCGACGGTGAACCGGTTCGCGGCATCCCGTAGCAGCCGCAGCAGGAACCCGGTGTGCGCGGTCGCCGCCTCCAGGTAGAAGCCGCTGAACGCGGACGCTGGCGGGACGACGGCCAGGCGGCCGTTGCCGAGGGTCGCCAGGTTC includes these proteins:
- a CDS encoding DUF6011 domain-containing protein; translation: MADRRQETLLIDPGGRARIWCRDCGRELTDPISRQRRLGAECDPEPRTGYDRHDVDQDPIPGL
- a CDS encoding tyrosine-type recombinase/integrase, whose protein sequence is MSTEIDHRSGNTVNRAVEQQLLHLRDILGQVAPRDPRTRRLGPRRWRLELLAEVCAPETFRHVVSWLSSTLVTSVGSKQAYADDIRHWARYLIVEEGHANFTLEDVGPFVVRGYRQHEEARQSSPRTIRRRMDVLSSLFHYTMWANPHLGLMNPVTKFDKPRVDPRDDTTATPILEVEEFQALLDQATTPRQMWVPALIYTLAGRVSECCTAGLHNIKHEGDQRKLDLRRKGGKGRVFVLPSKLCDLMDLAVGDRASGALLLDDNDLPLDRHGVDRLLNRLGRQAGVLPGRDVTPHVLRASKLTHMHDEGVLLEEIQEYADHAHIETTLRYIRRRGGEALKAKHAAAAVKVYDHLIDKFV
- a CDS encoding sigma-70 family RNA polymerase sigma factor, producing the protein MTTPPGPFENLKHLAEQGDPVQRAKDVSTALQAIPELQHWLREIRQGAVQEMRAEGASHADVGKAIGVSRARAQQIAEGRTTGKRAVADQDGSQENRS
- the dcd gene encoding dCTP deaminase, with product MLLSDRDLHTAIADGQLGISPFDEAMLQTASIDVRLDASFRVFENHRHAFIDPARRQDDLARLVEVPAGEAFVLHPGEFVLGSTLERVSLPDTLAARLEGKSSLGRLGLITHSTAGFIDPGFEGHVTLELSNLATLPIKLWPGMKIGQICVFALSSPAEYPYGSEVRGSRYQGQRGPTASRSWQNFHRTDLPG
- the thyX gene encoding FAD-dependent thymidylate synthase, producing the protein MPETLAPVFRSDVTVQLVKATASDNDVLSAARVSTLGERSLAELDKDPAKSKGLINYLMRDRHGSPWEHTSMTFLVSAPIFVFREFMRHRAGWSYNESSGRYRELEPVFYIPGPERRLVQEGKPGHYQFVAGSEEQYKLVDSVMEESYRQAYAAYQRMLAAGVAREVARAVLPVGLFSSAYATCNARSLMHFLGLRTTHPDAATPSFPQREIEMVAEQMEAAWAELMPLTHAAFNANGRIAP
- a CDS encoding putative phage holin; protein product: MDCAQLANLAASSLVALCSLVFGIVYHRFAPWRSTAVGRHIMTFTLAIGALGAYTVAITVWDYGAPAMVFRTVRTLLLLVIACLVMQRISMVVRAQHRGTLHDAVQDRSGPAPD
- a CDS encoding DUF7620 family protein, producing MRWISRLLRRRPEPAPQRPDQAAKTHGQREAEKALSRAQKARRTVEAHRPLVDRVAARLASEREQNHFAELFRNAFEGGPR
- a CDS encoding N-acetylmuramoyl-L-alanine amidase, whose amino-acid sequence is MATPLSAAAFLAALKAEGCKAVEYRSWRSHNRNHVGSWGPVNGVMIHHTVSSGEDNSVALCYNGHANLPGPLCHTVGGKSGKLYMVSAGRANHAGSGDDDVLRAVTNETALPADNEANTDGNSRFYGLEIVNLGNGKDQYPAVQYDAAVRWAAALCRAHGWGAGSVIGHKEWQPGKIDPYGPVEGRGSFDMTAFRRDVAERLKHPASWSAGSSNTTKPPAQQEEDPMAGFSKKDIYNAVWETDAVAAPADAPDIKTNKTWQPQSYLRSIYNSVVGLPKVLDALRKDVAALRADVANLKKES